The nucleotide sequence AAGGCCTTTGATGCCATGTGGGGCCGCATTGGTCAGCAGGTCACTTCAGCGATTTTCCGACTGGAAAAACAGAGTCCTGATTTTGTCGGTTCTTTATGGCGGGTTACTGATACGGTCCACGAAGAAGTGACGGATGATTACGATTACGATGAGGAGAGTGAAGGGGATACCAATTCTTCCGAGCCTGCTCAGCAGCCAATCGATCCGATTGTCAATCAGCAACCCAAGGTCGGTCGAAATGATCCCTGTCCGTGTGGCAGCGGGAAGAAATTTAAAAAGTGCTGCGGAAAGAATCTGTAGTTCATCACATTCCGGTATTGAAGTCCGGTTGGGGAATGGAATCCCGTGCAAATTTATGCTTACCTGTTGAATCTCGTTTATTGCCTGTTGCTGGCCTGTGCTTCGCCAGTCATTCTGTACCGGGTTCTGGTTCAGAAAAAATATCGAAGCGGGTTGGCGCAGAAGTTTTTCGGACAGTTGTCCGAGCGAAACAGCTATGAGCCCTGTTTCTGGTTTCATGCCGTCAGCGTGGGGGAAGTCTTACAACTGCCTCCCCTGCTGGAAGAACTGAAACGACAGAATCCCACACTCGAACTTGTGATTTCGACGACTACGCATACCGGGTATGCGGTGGCAAAAGAAAAGTTTCCTGAGTTTACCGTCTGTTATTTTCCCCTGGATTTTTCCTGGGCGGTCAAGCGGGCACTGCAGCGCATCAGGCCGACGGCAGTGCTTCTGGTGGAGATGGAACTCTGGCCGAATTTCGTATTAGCAGCAGATCAGGCGGGGATCCCCGTCTCGATTATCAATGGTCGCTTGAGTGAAAAAAGTTTTCGCGGGTACCGGAAACTTCGCTGGCTGATCGGTCCGCTGCTGAACCGTCTAAAGCTGATTGCCGTTCAGACCGACGCGTATGCGGAACGTTTTCAGAAATTGACAGGCCGTGCAGATCGGATTCAGGTGACCGGCTCGATTAAATTTGACGGTATCCAGGTGGATCGGGCGAATCCGTTGACGGCAGAACTGCGGAACATTTTTCGCCTGAAATCAGGGGAAACTGTTCTGATCGCTGGCAGCACTCAGTCGCCGGAAGAGCAGATTGCCCTGGAGGTTTACCTGGCAGCCAGGCAGCAATTTCCCCGCCTGCGCCTGATACTGGTACCCCGTCATCAGGAGCGGTTCCATGAAGTGGCAGAGCTGGTGAAACAATACGGACTTCCACTGATTCGGCGCAGCGAACAGGAGTCGGGAGAAGCAGGATCTGTTTTACCGTTCACAAACAGCCAGACCCCTGCGATCGGACTGCTGGATACGCTGGGAGAATTGAAAAGCTGCTGGGGGCTGGCAGATATTGCGTTCGTCGGGGGAAGCCTGACAAAACGTGGTGGACAAAATATGATCGAGCCGGCCGGCTATGGGACCGCCTTGATGCTGGGGCCGAATACCTGGAATTTCAAGGACGTGGTCGACGCCCTGCTGCAGCATGAGGCAGTCACGATTGTTCAGAACCGGGCTGCATTTCAGGAGACACTGATCGAATGGCTGGAAGACCCGCCACTGGCGGAAGCACAGGGGGCACGGGCGCAACGCTTTGTGTTGGATCAACGGGGAGCAACATTGCGCACCCTGTCGCTGATTGCACCTCTGCTGGCAGGGGGACAGTCGGACGCGCAAGACAAAGCTGCCTGATTCCATCTGTTTTTCTGTGCCTGAGAAGCCTTTTTCCACTGTCTTACGGCCAGAAACATTTTCTAAAACAGAAAGCAGAACGAGAGGTTCTCTTGTTGACTTTACTCTGGAATTCTACAATTAGGCAAAATCATTTAATATGAGACGCAAAGTGTGGATATGCTCCTTAAGACAGGGCGTTTCATAAGTTGAAATATTGGATCAGGTTCCCGGCGTTGCTTTAGACCGGGTACACTCATCATGGCAAGGTATTAAGGTGGAGTAACGCATGGCTAATTTTTCGTTCACAAGTGAATCCGTCAGTATGGGACATCCGGATAAGGTTTCCGATCAGGTTTCCGACGGCATTCTGGATGCATTACTTGCTCAAGATCCCTACTCACGTGTCGCTTGTGAGACATTATGTACCACGGA is from Gimesia maris and encodes:
- a CDS encoding 3-deoxy-D-manno-octulosonic acid transferase, with translation MQIYAYLLNLVYCLLLACASPVILYRVLVQKKYRSGLAQKFFGQLSERNSYEPCFWFHAVSVGEVLQLPPLLEELKRQNPTLELVISTTTHTGYAVAKEKFPEFTVCYFPLDFSWAVKRALQRIRPTAVLLVEMELWPNFVLAADQAGIPVSIINGRLSEKSFRGYRKLRWLIGPLLNRLKLIAVQTDAYAERFQKLTGRADRIQVTGSIKFDGIQVDRANPLTAELRNIFRLKSGETVLIAGSTQSPEEQIALEVYLAARQQFPRLRLILVPRHQERFHEVAELVKQYGLPLIRRSEQESGEAGSVLPFTNSQTPAIGLLDTLGELKSCWGLADIAFVGGSLTKRGGQNMIEPAGYGTALMLGPNTWNFKDVVDALLQHEAVTIVQNRAAFQETLIEWLEDPPLAEAQGARAQRFVLDQRGATLRTLSLIAPLLAGGQSDAQDKAA